A stretch of the Crocinitomicaceae bacterium genome encodes the following:
- a CDS encoding DUF4197 domain-containing protein, producing the protein MKTKLLIYLGFGMMLSSCVLEEIANDVITTGTGTGTGTTTAPALTNEEVIQGLKEALTIGIKKGAEMASMTDGFFKNDLIKIPFPPEANNIKDKAIEWGLQGKVDEIILTLNRAAELASQKATPIFVDAITNMSIGDGFEILHGSDSAATMYLIKTTTAPLTEAFLPVVKEAIETVELTKYWNPVATKYNQWAKISGKSEINPDLDKYVTDRGITGLFVLVKQEEKKIRKDPVAQVTDLLKKVFGSLL; encoded by the coding sequence ATGAAAACGAAATTATTGATTTATCTCGGATTTGGAATGATGTTATCAAGTTGCGTGCTTGAAGAAATTGCAAACGATGTAATCACAACCGGCACCGGTACGGGAACAGGTACAACCACAGCTCCTGCTCTGACAAATGAAGAAGTTATTCAGGGATTGAAAGAAGCTTTGACCATTGGAATTAAAAAAGGTGCTGAAATGGCTTCCATGACAGATGGTTTTTTTAAAAATGATTTGATTAAGATTCCTTTTCCTCCTGAAGCAAATAATATTAAAGACAAAGCCATTGAGTGGGGATTGCAAGGAAAAGTGGATGAGATTATTCTTACCCTGAACCGTGCGGCAGAGTTGGCCTCTCAAAAAGCAACACCAATTTTTGTTGATGCCATTACCAACATGAGTATTGGTGACGGTTTTGAAATTCTGCATGGTTCTGATTCTGCAGCTACCATGTATCTCATTAAAACTACTACAGCGCCATTGACAGAGGCTTTTTTGCCAGTAGTTAAAGAGGCCATTGAAACAGTAGAGTTAACTAAATACTGGAATCCGGTGGCGACAAAATACAACCAATGGGCAAAAATTTCAGGCAAATCTGAAATCAATCCAGACCTTGATAAATATGTGACAGATCGCGGTATTACCGGTCTTTTCGTGTTGGTTAAACAAGAAGAAAAGAAAATCAGAAAAGATCCTGTTGCGCAAGTAACTGACCTGTTGAAAAAGGTTTTCGGCAGTTTGCTTTAA
- a CDS encoding glycosyltransferase family 4 protein: MKVLFLTDGIFPFVLGGMQKHSAILIKLLAERGCELTVVHTGGKDYSESKLQEIFVGTQIKFVQVEFPVLNKFPGHYVRENKLYSQQCFKKLAHVVNDFDLVYAQGFTGYHFVKQRKENKLRVPVLVNLHGFEMFQRPPDFKARLGNIFLKQIANYLLNHADYIYSFGARLNEVLDRENIDKAKILIQSNAVEENWIHQTNQLAQVRSFVFIGRNERRKGLAELLAAIEILKSKNMVFQFHFIGPAEVEMDHSKIKMFFHGEIRDVTRIQEILDMCDCIVVPSHSEGMPTVILEAMARSLVVIATDVGAVSRMVKENGILLNQPQPELIADAIQKIIQMPDEDLKKMKIKSAEIVPQQFIWPVVADDIVEQFKKIRSV; the protein is encoded by the coding sequence GTGAAAGTACTTTTTCTTACGGATGGAATATTTCCCTTTGTGCTCGGCGGAATGCAAAAGCATAGCGCCATTCTTATTAAGTTATTAGCTGAGCGAGGATGTGAGTTGACTGTAGTTCACACCGGCGGAAAAGATTATTCTGAATCTAAATTGCAAGAAATATTTGTTGGTACTCAAATCAAGTTCGTACAGGTTGAGTTTCCTGTTTTGAATAAGTTTCCCGGTCACTATGTCAGAGAAAACAAATTGTATTCTCAACAATGTTTTAAAAAATTGGCACATGTTGTGAATGATTTTGATCTCGTTTATGCGCAGGGTTTTACAGGATATCATTTTGTCAAGCAGCGAAAAGAAAATAAATTGCGTGTTCCGGTACTAGTTAATTTGCATGGCTTTGAAATGTTCCAGCGTCCACCGGATTTCAAAGCCAGATTGGGAAATATTTTTCTCAAACAAATTGCAAACTATTTATTGAATCATGCAGATTATATTTATTCTTTTGGTGCAAGATTAAATGAAGTTCTTGATAGAGAAAATATAGACAAAGCAAAAATTCTAATTCAATCAAATGCTGTTGAAGAAAATTGGATACATCAAACAAATCAATTGGCTCAAGTACGATCATTTGTTTTCATCGGTCGCAATGAACGACGTAAGGGCTTAGCAGAACTTTTGGCTGCAATTGAAATTCTGAAATCAAAGAATATGGTTTTCCAATTTCATTTTATTGGTCCTGCAGAAGTTGAGATGGATCACTCAAAAATTAAGATGTTTTTTCATGGTGAAATCAGAGATGTGACTAGAATTCAGGAGATACTTGATATGTGTGATTGTATTGTGGTACCAAGCCATTCTGAGGGTATGCCAACGGTAATACTTGAAGCCATGGCTCGTTCATTAGTTGTCATTGCAACGGATGTTGGTGCGGTGAGTAGAATGGTTAAAGAGAACGGAATACTGCTGAATCAACCGCAACCGGAATTGATAGCCGATGCAATTCAAAAAATTATTCAAATGCCCGATGAAGATTTGAAAAAGATGAAAATAAAATCCGCAGAAATTGTGCCACAACAATTTATCTGGCCGGTTGTTGCTGATGATATTGTTGAGCAATTTAAAAAGATACGTTCCGTCTGA
- a CDS encoding phenylalanine--tRNA ligase subunit beta: MKISYNWLKDYLDFTQTPNEIAEILTSTGLEVESVEKTETYRGGLAGVVVGHVLTKEKHPAADRLSLTTVDIGTGSPLHIVCGAPNVDAGQKVLVATVGCTLYPTEGEPLKIKKSKIRGEESEGMICAEDELGLGESHDGILILPTDTKIGLTAAEYFHITEDYLLEIGLTPNRSDAMSHIGVARDIKAWLNVHQNNKIKIKYPAVKQFSVISPKELCIEVQNTVACPQYCGAVIKGISVSESPDWLKTKLRSIGLKPINNVVDITNFVLHETGNPLHAFDLSKTGGHICVRDGKPAEKIYTLDGIERNNLEENLMICNASEPLCIAGVMGGLHSGITQNTKDIFLEAAFFNPSSVRKSARRHILNSDSSFRFERGVDQEQVIYARNRAIGLILEIAGGELKEVHEVISNPHERKSILLDFDYCRKICGVNYSSENIITILTELEYIILEKKDNSALVQIPAYRFDVTRPADLCEEILRIHGFNNVPLPEKLNTSITLSNKPDHDKLVNMIADLLSDSGYFEIMNNSLESSSFYNQTIKEVNDYLVRIQNPLSNELDVMRYSMIPGGLRNIEYNQNRQHADLRFYEFGKTYAKNQNNYVEKQTLSIYLSGRRREENWLHTDSVSTACSFYSAKSIAEKIIMRLGISTIQTHAVENNLLQDGLLLASGDKNLCQIGWIKTSVKNLYGIRNDVFYVEFAWDEVLKLISKTKIEFKSLPKTQFVRRDFSLLLDKVVRYEDIRNLAIGSEKKLLKEVNLFDVYEGKNLPDGKKSYAVSFIFQDNEKTLQDAQVDLMMQNIRTKLEIELKAELR; encoded by the coding sequence ATGAAAATTTCTTATAACTGGCTTAAAGATTATCTTGACTTTACTCAGACACCCAATGAGATTGCGGAAATTTTAACTTCTACCGGACTTGAGGTAGAATCAGTAGAAAAAACAGAAACTTATCGCGGTGGGCTTGCCGGTGTTGTGGTTGGTCATGTTTTAACCAAAGAAAAACATCCGGCTGCTGATAGGTTGAGCCTTACTACGGTTGATATTGGAACCGGCAGCCCTTTACATATTGTTTGTGGCGCACCAAATGTTGACGCCGGACAAAAAGTTTTAGTTGCCACAGTTGGATGCACACTCTACCCCACTGAAGGTGAACCGCTGAAAATAAAAAAATCAAAAATAAGAGGTGAAGAATCTGAAGGCATGATATGCGCAGAAGATGAATTGGGCTTAGGTGAATCACATGATGGAATTTTAATTTTACCGACTGATACAAAAATTGGACTCACTGCTGCTGAATATTTTCATATCACAGAAGATTATTTGCTTGAAATAGGCTTAACCCCCAACCGCTCTGATGCCATGTCACATATTGGAGTTGCTAGAGACATCAAAGCATGGTTAAATGTTCATCAAAACAATAAAATAAAAATTAAATATCCGGCTGTAAAACAATTTTCAGTCATTTCACCAAAGGAGTTATGCATTGAAGTTCAAAACACCGTTGCGTGTCCACAATATTGCGGAGCAGTTATCAAAGGAATTTCAGTTTCAGAATCACCGGACTGGCTAAAAACAAAACTTAGATCAATTGGACTTAAACCAATAAATAATGTGGTGGACATCACCAACTTTGTTTTGCACGAAACCGGGAATCCACTTCATGCATTTGACCTTTCAAAAACCGGTGGTCATATCTGTGTAAGAGATGGAAAACCTGCTGAAAAAATATACACTCTTGATGGTATTGAGCGCAACAATCTTGAAGAAAATCTAATGATCTGCAATGCAAGTGAACCATTGTGTATTGCAGGTGTAATGGGTGGTTTACATTCAGGCATTACACAAAACACCAAAGATATTTTTTTAGAAGCCGCTTTCTTTAATCCATCCTCTGTAAGAAAATCTGCAAGGAGACATATTTTAAATTCTGACTCTTCATTCCGTTTTGAAAGAGGCGTTGATCAGGAGCAAGTTATTTATGCACGCAATCGCGCAATAGGTCTCATTCTTGAAATTGCAGGAGGAGAGTTGAAAGAAGTTCATGAAGTCATTTCAAATCCTCATGAACGCAAATCTATCTTGCTTGATTTCGATTACTGCCGAAAAATTTGCGGCGTGAACTATTCATCTGAAAATATCATTACTATTCTTACCGAACTTGAATATATCATACTAGAGAAAAAAGATAATTCAGCGCTGGTGCAAATTCCTGCCTATCGTTTTGATGTGACAAGACCAGCAGATTTATGTGAAGAAATTTTGAGAATTCATGGATTCAATAATGTTCCATTACCTGAAAAACTCAACACGTCAATCACACTATCTAATAAGCCTGATCATGATAAATTAGTGAATATGATTGCTGATCTATTAAGTGACTCAGGATATTTTGAAATCATGAATAATTCACTTGAATCATCATCATTCTATAATCAGACAATAAAAGAGGTGAATGATTATTTGGTCAGAATTCAAAACCCATTGAGTAATGAACTTGATGTGATGCGTTATTCCATGATTCCGGGTGGATTAAGAAATATTGAGTACAATCAAAACAGACAACACGCCGATTTACGTTTTTATGAATTTGGAAAAACATACGCAAAAAATCAGAACAATTACGTAGAAAAACAGACATTGTCAATTTATCTATCAGGCCGCCGACGAGAAGAAAATTGGCTTCATACTGATAGTGTTTCAACCGCTTGCAGTTTCTATTCAGCCAAGTCAATTGCAGAAAAAATTATTATGCGATTAGGCATTTCAACTATTCAAACGCATGCTGTGGAAAACAACTTATTACAAGACGGTTTATTACTTGCTTCTGGTGATAAAAACCTCTGTCAGATTGGATGGATTAAGACTTCAGTCAAAAATTTGTACGGCATAAGAAATGACGTTTTCTATGTTGAGTTTGCCTGGGATGAAGTATTAAAATTAATCTCCAAAACAAAAATTGAATTTAAATCTTTGCCAAAAACTCAATTTGTGCGCCGAGACTTTTCTCTTTTATTAGATAAAGTGGTACGTTACGAAGACATCAGAAATCTTGCCATAGGATCAGAAAAAAAATTATTGAAAGAAGTGAATTTGTTTGATGTATACGAAGGAAAAAATTTACCTGACGGCAAAAAATCTTACGCAGTGAGTTTCATATTCCAAGACAACGAGAAAACACTTCAGGATGCTCAGGTGGATTTGATGATGCAGAATATTCGCACCAAACTTGAAATCGAATTGAAAGCTGAGCTGAGATAA
- a CDS encoding T9SS type A sorting domain-containing protein, with product MKTNVMNKKLVLVGSLAVTAIVATVISNYSTPDSAYTPRTQNHSESTPGIDGAFDLYHKLRGDYSREDWLRARNEAEMMPVDRTDFTWTDHGPDNVGGRTRAILVDKNDINHIYAGSVSGGLFESFNRANEWQIIEGFNENLGVSSMCQTPDGNIYIATGHQQEQTGGSQNAYDTGHNGYGIYVKGTDGTINLVSGTTTSGEFDWINEVVCDTVHNIVWIACSGGLKKYDPSSGITDVSGGISSGSCAALSISKDGMVIVANMAGGKTNVSIDGGTSFSDRSGNGAGEIEAGASRVEYAISHEKASNGNYYVYASCANTHLVGIWRSENNGLDWTEIAPAANGAPGNFAPFSHSETSGQGTYDNIISVKKGDPDKIFVGGIDIYSWKLGGNWTQMTQWFYPPQSSQYAHADQHEMVWDNQGRLYIGNDGGLGYSDDGGNTFVPCNRGYNVTQFYAIGFSAHSDVIGGAQDNGTQANYHDNATYKSHDEVGGGDGFSAAISFINRNILFTSVYHGSVSRSSDRGANSNDFTPPQWSCDPGGLESGCGQFFTNFRLWENPMDLNSTDSITYIPQEAYLAGETVLVPSKTSQKFINYVTPSDIVFDDTLDFNSSLTTFDTIITTPGATEYNLAIVDYVLVYDAAAGAPPINDGDSLYIVDLDTTVEVDSWVTINHYFGTNPLRPGKVYDMENDVQVYNVAWDTLKVQDHYQSWFAIGLGGSGEESGVWMTRNSLRLASNSAEWFLVADGIGEVSSMEFSRDGNHLFIGTWTGQIYRLSGFGDVYSPTTLDTLIDWDEGHYATTLTNIGALGAPITSIAVEGDVDHVVVTLGNFSGSGKVRETTNATGGSPTWTSIMGDLPSMPYYSSVIDRDDPNTIVVGGEFGVYYTENGGTTWVNAPGKFGKVPVFDMGQNWRTYDEGSIKPGRIFIGTHGRGIWSTDAYLTLPGEQDNLDPAKYTPNINLYPNPVNDSGNIQFNLETNEDVYVQIFNLNGQLVQEVSQQNMNKGSNIITFDASELPRGTYVVRLTAGSLVETTKFIKH from the coding sequence ATGAAAACAAATGTTATGAATAAAAAATTAGTACTCGTGGGTTCTCTGGCTGTAACAGCAATAGTTGCAACAGTAATTTCCAACTACTCAACTCCAGATTCAGCCTATACTCCTCGTACGCAAAACCACTCTGAAAGTACACCGGGAATAGATGGTGCATTTGACTTGTATCATAAATTACGTGGAGACTATTCACGTGAAGATTGGTTAAGAGCCCGCAACGAAGCGGAAATGATGCCGGTTGATCGCACAGATTTTACATGGACTGACCATGGTCCGGACAACGTTGGTGGTCGTACAAGAGCAATTCTGGTTGATAAAAACGATATCAATCATATCTATGCCGGATCAGTTTCCGGCGGTTTATTTGAGTCTTTCAACCGCGCCAATGAATGGCAAATAATTGAAGGCTTTAATGAAAACCTTGGGGTATCATCTATGTGTCAAACTCCGGATGGAAATATATATATTGCTACAGGGCATCAGCAAGAACAAACCGGTGGTTCTCAAAACGCCTATGACACTGGTCACAATGGATATGGAATCTACGTAAAAGGTACTGACGGTACAATCAATTTAGTATCCGGTACTACCACTTCCGGTGAATTTGATTGGATCAATGAAGTTGTATGTGACACAGTTCATAATATTGTTTGGATTGCTTGTTCAGGCGGATTAAAAAAATACGACCCAAGTTCAGGAATTACTGACGTAAGTGGAGGGATCAGTTCTGGATCTTGCGCTGCCTTGTCAATTTCTAAAGACGGAATGGTCATTGTAGCCAACATGGCCGGAGGTAAAACAAATGTTTCAATAGATGGAGGCACAAGCTTCAGTGATCGCTCAGGAAATGGCGCCGGTGAAATTGAAGCCGGAGCTAGTCGAGTGGAGTATGCGATCTCACATGAAAAAGCATCAAACGGCAACTACTATGTATATGCTTCTTGCGCCAATACACACCTTGTTGGTATTTGGCGTTCAGAAAACAATGGCCTTGATTGGACAGAAATAGCACCTGCAGCAAATGGCGCACCTGGAAATTTTGCCCCATTCTCTCATAGTGAAACTTCTGGGCAAGGTACTTATGACAATATCATCTCAGTAAAAAAAGGTGACCCTGATAAAATTTTTGTTGGTGGAATTGATATTTATTCATGGAAACTTGGCGGAAACTGGACACAAATGACCCAGTGGTTCTACCCACCTCAGAGTTCTCAGTATGCGCATGCTGACCAACATGAAATGGTTTGGGATAACCAAGGTCGTTTATACATTGGAAATGATGGTGGTTTAGGATACTCGGATGATGGTGGTAACACCTTTGTACCTTGTAACCGTGGATATAATGTAACTCAATTTTATGCCATTGGCTTCTCAGCTCACAGTGATGTAATTGGCGGTGCTCAAGACAACGGAACGCAGGCAAATTATCATGATAATGCAACATACAAATCACATGATGAAGTAGGTGGTGGTGATGGTTTCTCAGCAGCAATTTCATTCATTAACAGAAATATCTTATTCACATCAGTCTACCACGGTTCTGTGAGTCGTTCTTCAGATCGTGGTGCGAACTCCAATGATTTTACCCCTCCGCAGTGGTCATGTGATCCGGGTGGATTAGAATCTGGATGCGGTCAATTCTTCACCAATTTTAGATTATGGGAAAACCCTATGGATTTGAACTCAACGGACTCAATTACATACATTCCACAAGAAGCTTATTTAGCCGGAGAAACGGTACTAGTGCCATCAAAAACATCTCAAAAATTCATTAACTATGTGACTCCAAGTGATATTGTTTTTGATGATACGCTTGACTTTAACTCATCGCTTACCACGTTTGACACTATTATTACAACGCCGGGGGCAACTGAATACAACTTGGCTATTGTTGACTATGTTTTGGTATATGATGCAGCAGCAGGTGCACCACCAATTAATGACGGGGACTCACTCTATATTGTTGATCTGGATACTACCGTTGAAGTAGATTCATGGGTGACAATCAATCACTACTTCGGCACAAACCCGTTACGCCCTGGAAAAGTCTATGACATGGAAAATGACGTACAGGTTTATAATGTTGCTTGGGATACGTTAAAAGTTCAAGATCACTACCAATCATGGTTTGCAATCGGATTGGGTGGTTCAGGTGAAGAAAGTGGTGTTTGGATGACCCGTAATTCATTGCGTCTTGCTTCTAATTCAGCGGAATGGTTTTTAGTGGCAGATGGCATTGGTGAAGTTTCCTCTATGGAATTCTCTCGTGATGGAAATCACTTGTTTATTGGAACATGGACAGGTCAGATTTATAGACTATCTGGCTTTGGAGATGTATACTCACCAACCACATTAGACACGTTGATTGATTGGGATGAAGGACATTATGCAACCACATTGACTAACATTGGTGCTTTGGGCGCTCCTATCACCAGCATAGCGGTTGAAGGGGATGTAGATCACGTGGTAGTCACTTTGGGTAATTTTTCTGGCTCAGGTAAAGTTCGTGAAACAACTAACGCTACAGGAGGCTCACCAACTTGGACAAGTATTATGGGTGATTTACCTTCAATGCCATACTATAGCTCAGTGATTGACCGTGACGATCCAAACACAATTGTAGTTGGTGGTGAGTTTGGAGTTTATTACACTGAGAATGGAGGCACAACTTGGGTAAATGCTCCGGGCAAATTTGGTAAAGTGCCTGTATTTGATATGGGACAAAACTGGAGAACTTATGACGAAGGTTCTATTAAACCTGGTCGTATTTTCATTGGAACTCATGGACGCGGTATCTGGAGTACAGATGCATATTTGACCTTACCGGGTGAGCAAGATAATCTTGACCCGGCTAAATACACGCCAAATATCAACTTATACCCTAACCCGGTAAATGATTCTGGAAATATTCAATTTAACCTTGAAACTAATGAGGATGTATATGTTCAGATTTTCAACTTAAATGGACAATTAGTTCAGGAAGTATCTCAACAAAACATGAACAAAGGTTCTAATATTATCACATTTGATGCTAGTGAATTACCACGCGGTACTTATGTTGTACGTTTGACAGCAGGCAGCTTGGTTGAAACCACTAAATTTATCAAACATTAA
- the lipA gene encoding lipoyl synthase gives MESKEQHTISIQKPKWLRVKLPVGEKYKKVRALVDEHKLHTICQSGNCPNMGECWGDGTATFMILGNICTRSCGFCAVATGKPLAADPFEPARVAQSIKLMQVKHAVITSVDRDDLPDGGSEIWASTVRAVRKKSPGTTMETLIPDFAGKWENLQRIIDAAPEIVSHNLETVRRLTKQVRIQAKYDRSLEVLFRLKKGGMKTKSGIMLGIGETEEEIFETIDDLSGVKTDILTMGQYLQPTPSHLPVAQFVTPEKFDEYKAYALTKGFRYVESGPLVRSSYHAERHIF, from the coding sequence ATGGAATCAAAAGAACAACATACCATATCAATACAAAAACCAAAATGGCTTCGTGTAAAATTGCCGGTAGGTGAAAAATATAAAAAAGTGCGTGCCTTGGTTGATGAGCATAAGCTTCACACCATTTGTCAAAGTGGCAATTGCCCTAATATGGGTGAATGCTGGGGAGATGGAACCGCAACATTTATGATTCTTGGCAACATCTGTACCCGATCATGTGGTTTTTGTGCGGTTGCAACAGGCAAACCTCTTGCGGCAGATCCTTTTGAACCGGCTCGTGTGGCTCAGTCAATAAAATTGATGCAAGTGAAACATGCAGTCATTACTTCAGTTGACCGTGATGATTTACCCGATGGAGGTTCTGAAATATGGGCTTCTACAGTTCGCGCTGTCCGCAAAAAATCTCCGGGCACTACCATGGAAACGCTTATTCCTGATTTTGCCGGCAAATGGGAAAACCTTCAACGCATCATTGACGCAGCGCCTGAAATTGTTTCACATAATCTTGAAACTGTTCGTCGTTTAACAAAACAGGTGCGCATTCAAGCAAAATATGACCGTTCGCTAGAAGTATTATTCAGACTGAAAAAAGGCGGAATGAAAACAAAATCAGGCATCATGCTTGGTATTGGTGAAACTGAAGAAGAAATTTTTGAAACCATTGACGACCTGTCAGGTGTAAAGACAGATATTTTAACCATGGGTCAATATCTCCAGCCTACACCCTCACATTTGCCCGTTGCACAATTTGTCACTCCTGAAAAATTTGACGAGTATAAAGCTTACGCACTCACAAAAGGCTTTCGGTATGTAGAAAGTGGACCATTGGTCAGATCTTCTTATCATGCTGAAAGACACATCTTTTAA
- a CDS encoding OsmC family protein, which translates to MENPNFTVDYTGELMTRAVHLYSGTEIKTDAPLDNNGKASAFSPTDLVAAALSACMLSIIAIHFDKQGKSLKPVKSRVKKVMASNPRRIGEVHIEFDFGDNGFSPVELEQLERLAHACPVAKSLGAEVIIKTSFI; encoded by the coding sequence ATGGAAAATCCAAATTTTACAGTTGACTATACAGGAGAATTGATGACCCGAGCAGTTCATCTTTATTCAGGCACTGAGATAAAAACAGACGCTCCGCTTGACAACAATGGCAAAGCTTCAGCGTTTTCTCCAACTGACCTAGTTGCTGCCGCCTTGTCTGCATGTATGTTGTCAATTATTGCCATTCATTTTGATAAACAGGGAAAAAGTCTGAAACCCGTTAAATCAAGGGTTAAAAAAGTAATGGCTTCAAATCCACGCAGAATTGGAGAAGTACATATTGAGTTTGATTTTGGAGATAATGGATTTTCACCCGTTGAACTAGAGCAACTTGAACGGTTGGCGCATGCGTGTCCGGTTGCAAAAAGTTTGGGAGCTGAAGTGATTATTAAAACCTCATTCATTTAG
- a CDS encoding CvpA family protein, which translates to MNYLDIVLVLPLIFGAWRGFKKGLIIELFTLLALVVGIYAGIHFSDFMSSILREHAGIQSEYLPVISFSLIFLGVGAIVYFAGKLIEKAVNAVALTPMNKLAGLFFGLVKMLYLTSTLLVIIESYDQRNEMVPENLKDDSLLYHPVKSVSLTTIPALKHSELFIKTAQQLNE; encoded by the coding sequence ATGAATTATTTAGACATTGTTTTAGTTCTTCCACTCATCTTTGGAGCTTGGCGAGGTTTCAAAAAAGGCTTGATTATAGAACTATTTACCTTGCTTGCATTGGTTGTTGGTATATATGCCGGCATTCACTTCTCTGATTTCATGAGCAGTATATTGAGAGAACACGCAGGTATTCAATCAGAATATCTGCCGGTTATTTCCTTCTCACTTATTTTTTTAGGTGTTGGTGCTATAGTCTATTTTGCAGGTAAGCTAATAGAAAAAGCAGTGAATGCTGTAGCCCTGACTCCTATGAACAAATTAGCCGGTTTGTTTTTTGGTTTGGTAAAGATGTTGTACCTCACCAGTACCTTACTTGTGATAATTGAATCCTATGATCAACGAAATGAAATGGTTCCTGAAAATTTGAAAGATGATTCACTACTCTATCATCCGGTAAAAAGTGTTTCTCTTACTACAATTCCTGCGCTAAAACACAGTGAGCTCTTCATCAAAACAGCTCAGCAACTAAATGAATGA
- the rseP gene encoding RIP metalloprotease RseP has product MEILIKGGQLILSLSLLIVLHELGHYLPARWFKTRVEKFYLFFDYKFSLFKKKIKDTEWGIGWIPLGGYVKIAGMIDESMDKEQMKKDPQPDEFRSKKSWQRLIIMIGGIVVNFIVGILIYCMVFFVWGEDYYTMNDFKNGFAVHETMEKYGFRDGDRVLDVDGETPRDILDVNVMIMLRGAHNIHVMHADGTDETIALHEDIEWELFKSDGMSPFTPRVYTVIGYVDSTMNAKKAGILEGDSVVSVNGASTLFYDQFVTEVQKNKGQKVSVFLFRNQNPMTVDVLVDSTGRVGVAMKKITDVFPPQHNDYSFGESISEGFGMAYNTLHDYAVQMKFVFTSKGASSIGGFASFGAMFAPVWDWHSFWMLTAFISIILAFMNFLPIPALDGGHIMFLLYEMITGRKPGDKFMEYAQMVGIILLLGLLLFANANDIYKLFVK; this is encoded by the coding sequence ATGGAAATTCTGATTAAAGGCGGACAATTAATTCTTAGTTTATCATTGCTAATTGTGCTCCATGAACTTGGACATTATTTACCAGCACGTTGGTTTAAAACACGCGTTGAAAAATTTTACCTCTTCTTTGATTATAAATTCTCTTTATTTAAAAAGAAGATTAAAGATACTGAATGGGGAATAGGTTGGATACCTCTGGGTGGATATGTGAAAATTGCAGGCATGATTGATGAATCCATGGACAAGGAACAAATGAAAAAAGATCCGCAGCCGGATGAATTCAGATCAAAAAAATCATGGCAACGCCTTATCATTATGATTGGTGGTATAGTGGTAAATTTCATTGTAGGTATCCTTATTTACTGCATGGTTTTTTTTGTGTGGGGTGAAGATTATTATACGATGAACGATTTCAAAAATGGTTTTGCAGTTCATGAAACCATGGAGAAATATGGATTCAGAGATGGTGACCGAGTGTTAGATGTTGATGGTGAAACCCCTCGAGATATTTTAGATGTCAATGTGATGATTATGCTGCGCGGTGCACATAATATTCACGTTATGCACGCAGATGGAACAGATGAAACCATAGCACTGCATGAAGACATTGAATGGGAATTGTTCAAATCAGATGGTATGTCACCTTTTACACCGCGCGTGTATACCGTGATAGGATATGTTGATTCAACCATGAATGCAAAAAAAGCCGGCATACTTGAAGGTGATAGCGTGGTTTCAGTCAATGGTGCCTCAACACTTTTTTATGATCAGTTTGTTACTGAAGTACAAAAAAATAAAGGACAAAAGGTGAGCGTATTTTTGTTCAGAAATCAAAATCCTATGACGGTTGATGTGTTGGTAGATTCAACCGGACGCGTTGGTGTTGCTATGAAAAAAATTACAGATGTTTTCCCTCCGCAACACAATGATTACTCTTTTGGTGAAAGTATTTCTGAAGGTTTTGGTATGGCATATAATACTTTGCATGATTACGCCGTGCAAATGAAATTTGTATTTACTTCTAAAGGTGCATCAAGCATTGGTGGGTTTGCTTCATTTGGTGCTATGTTTGCTCCGGTTTGGGATTGGCACTCATTCTGGATGCTCACTGCATTTATTTCTATCATTCTCGCCTTTATGAATTTTCTCCCAATTCCTGCGCTTGACGGTGGTCACATCATGTTTTTATTGTACGAAATGATCACCGGCAGAAAACCGGGCGATAAATTCATGGAATACGCGCAAATGGTTGGTATCATTCTATTGCTTGGCTTGCTGTTGTTTGCCAATGCTAATGATATTTACAAACTTTTTGTGAAGTAA